A genome region from Chryseobacterium sp. G0186 includes the following:
- the secE gene encoding preprotein translocase subunit SecE, with the protein MSSFVDFLKGSYNEFRHKVEWPKWADLQSSTIVVTIATVILALFTFGVDELFSKAISNIIGMLINLFN; encoded by the coding sequence ATGAGTTCATTTGTCGATTTTTTAAAAGGTTCTTATAACGAATTTAGACATAAAGTTGAATGGCCAAAATGGGCTGACCTTCAGTCTTCTACAATTGTAGTGACTATTGCGACAGTTATTCTGGCACTATTTACTTTTGGAGTTGATGAATTGTTTTCAAAAGCAATCAGCAACATCATTGGAATGCTAATCAACTTGTTCAATTAA
- the nusG gene encoding transcription termination/antitermination protein NusG: MSELKWYVLKAISGQENKVKNYIETEIKRLGFEQYVTQVVIPMEKVIQIRNGKKVPKEKPYYPGYLMIEADLMGEIPHAIKNIPGVISFLSLTKGGDPVPMRKSEVNRMLGRMDELSEFASDVEIPYVVGENVKVIDGPFNGFNGTVEKILEDKKKIEVSVLIFGRKTPMELSYMQVEKV; this comes from the coding sequence ATGAGCGAATTGAAATGGTATGTGCTGAAAGCTATCAGCGGACAGGAAAATAAAGTGAAAAACTATATTGAGACAGAAATCAAACGTCTAGGGTTTGAGCAGTACGTTACTCAAGTGGTTATTCCTATGGAAAAGGTTATCCAAATTAGAAACGGTAAAAAAGTTCCTAAGGAAAAGCCTTACTATCCTGGATACTTAATGATTGAAGCTGATCTGATGGGAGAGATTCCTCACGCTATCAAAAACATCCCTGGAGTTATTTCTTTCTTAAGTTTAACAAAAGGTGGAGATCCTGTTCCAATGAGAAAATCTGAAGTGAACAGAATGCTTGGAAGAATGGATGAACTTTCAGAATTTGCAAGCGATGTTGAGATTCCATATGTAGTAGGTGAAAACGTAAAAGTGATCGATGGTCCTTTCAACGGTTTCAATGGTACAGTTGAGAAAATCCTTGAAGACAAAAAGAAAATTGAAGTTTCTGTATTGATCTTCGGTAGAAAAACTCCAATGGAGTTAAGCTATATGCAGGTAGAAAAAGTATAA
- a CDS encoding DUF4394 domain-containing protein: MRKLLHMYLAVFAVVILFSCDNSDENNRSENIPQGPDLMVYGITAMNELVYFNSNNPKNFTSKTTVTGILSGEKLLSIDFRPATGELYALSNASKLYIINTSNASARAVSSTAFTPSISGTIASIDFNPTVDRIRLVSNTGQNLRLHPETGAIAATDSNINGAGSPSITGVAYTNSKAGATSTILYDIDPTLGKLYKQDPPNNGTLVEVGSLGTTFTGQTAFDIKYDNSIALLTFNDKLHVLDLNNGKATPIGSLQQGVIDLAIPTEPVAYAIDNSNNLQIFNPNSPMPVSKTVGGLQSGESILGIDFRPVNGQLYALGSSSRIYTINLGTGAATAVNSSPFSTLLSGTDFGFDFNPTVDRIRIVSNTGQNLRLNPNDGTIAAVDLTLNPGSPMISAAAYINNFAGATSTTLFVIDHNTDKLYQQNPPNNGTLVETGSLGINIANTNGFDIGSMSQKAYLMASVGSSTKIYTINITTGAATPASDYPNAVKAFTMGLGF; the protein is encoded by the coding sequence ATGAGAAAACTATTACACATGTACTTGGCAGTTTTTGCCGTTGTAATCTTGTTTTCGTGTGACAATTCAGACGAAAATAATAGGTCAGAAAACATTCCTCAAGGTCCGGATCTTATGGTTTATGGAATAACAGCAATGAACGAGCTTGTTTATTTCAATTCCAATAATCCAAAAAACTTTACCTCAAAAACCACTGTAACAGGTATTTTATCAGGAGAAAAATTATTAAGTATAGATTTCAGACCTGCAACAGGAGAATTGTATGCATTGTCCAATGCCAGTAAATTATATATCATCAATACATCCAATGCTTCAGCAAGAGCTGTAAGCTCAACAGCTTTTACACCCTCGATCTCGGGGACAATAGCTTCTATTGATTTCAATCCTACCGTTGACAGAATTCGCTTGGTGAGTAATACGGGGCAAAACCTACGTTTACATCCTGAAACGGGTGCCATTGCCGCTACTGATTCTAATATTAACGGAGCAGGAAGTCCATCAATAACAGGAGTAGCTTATACAAACAGTAAGGCGGGAGCTACCTCAACTATACTCTATGATATTGATCCGACGTTAGGAAAATTATATAAACAAGATCCTCCCAACAACGGAACCTTAGTGGAAGTAGGCAGCTTGGGAACTACTTTTACAGGACAAACTGCTTTTGATATTAAATATGATAATAGTATCGCTTTATTGACTTTCAATGATAAATTGCATGTTCTGGATCTGAATAATGGAAAGGCAACTCCTATAGGATCACTTCAACAGGGTGTTATAGATCTTGCTATTCCTACAGAACCGGTAGCTTATGCTATTGACAATTCAAATAATCTTCAAATTTTCAACCCTAATAGTCCGATGCCTGTTTCCAAGACTGTTGGAGGATTACAAAGCGGCGAGAGTATTTTAGGGATAGATTTTCGCCCTGTAAACGGACAATTGTATGCATTAGGAAGTTCAAGCAGAATTTATACCATCAATTTGGGAACAGGTGCTGCTACTGCTGTCAATTCTTCGCCTTTTTCAACTTTACTTTCCGGAACTGATTTTGGTTTTGATTTCAATCCTACCGTAGATAGAATAAGGATAGTGAGTAATACAGGGCAGAATCTTCGACTCAATCCTAATGACGGAACCATTGCAGCCGTAGATCTCACATTAAATCCGGGAAGTCCTATGATAAGTGCAGCAGCTTATATTAATAATTTTGCAGGAGCCACCTCTACAACTCTATTTGTAATTGATCATAACACAGATAAATTATATCAGCAAAACCCGCCTAATAACGGCACATTAGTAGAAACAGGTTCTTTAGGAATTAATATTGCCAATACCAATGGTTTTGATATTGGAAGCATGAGCCAAAAAGCCTATTTAATGGCCTCAGTAGGTTCATCTACAAAAATTTATACTATTAATATTACAACAGGAGCTGCCACTCCAGCTTCCGATTATCCTAATGCTGTAAAAGCTTTTACAATGGGATTAGGATTTTAA
- the tuf gene encoding elongation factor Tu encodes MAKETFNRNKPHLNIGTIGHVDHGKTTLTAAISAVLASKGLAEKKDFSAIDSAPEEKERGITINTAHIEYETEKRHYAHVDCPGHADYVKNMVTGAAQMDGAIVVCAATDGPMPQTREHILLCRQVNVPRIVVFMNKVDMVDDAELLELVEMELRDLLSTYEFDGDNSPVIQGSALGALTAATAATPDTEDKWFKSVEELMNAVDNWIEQPPRDTDKPFLMPIEDVFSITGRGTVATGRIEAGIINTGDPVDIIGMGEEKLTSTITGVEMFRKILDRGEAGDNVGLLLRGIEKTDIKRGMVIAKKDSVKPHKKFKASVYILSKEEGGRHTPFHNKYRPQFYVRTTDVTGEIFLPEGVEMVMPGDNLEITVELLQPIALNVGLRFAIREGGRTVGSGQVTEILD; translated from the coding sequence ATGGCAAAGGAAACGTTTAATCGTAACAAACCACACTTGAACATTGGTACTATTGGTCACGTTGACCATGGTAAAACTACTCTTACAGCTGCAATTTCTGCTGTATTAGCTAGCAAAGGTCTTGCTGAGAAAAAAGACTTCTCTGCAATTGACTCTGCTCCAGAAGAAAAAGAAAGAGGTATTACTATCAATACTGCTCACATCGAATACGAAACTGAAAAAAGACACTATGCTCACGTTGACTGTCCAGGTCACGCGGATTACGTAAAGAACATGGTAACTGGTGCTGCTCAAATGGATGGAGCTATCGTAGTATGTGCTGCAACTGACGGTCCTATGCCTCAGACTAGAGAACATATCCTACTTTGCCGTCAGGTAAATGTACCTAGAATCGTTGTTTTCATGAACAAAGTTGACATGGTAGATGATGCTGAGTTATTAGAGCTTGTTGAAATGGAGCTTAGAGACTTACTATCTACTTACGAATTTGACGGAGACAACTCTCCAGTAATTCAAGGTTCTGCACTAGGTGCTCTTACAGCAGCTACAGCAGCTACTCCTGATACTGAAGACAAGTGGTTCAAGAGCGTTGAAGAATTAATGAACGCTGTTGATAACTGGATCGAGCAACCACCAAGAGATACTGATAAGCCATTCTTGATGCCAATCGAAGACGTATTCTCTATTACAGGTAGAGGTACTGTTGCAACTGGTAGAATTGAAGCTGGTATTATCAATACAGGTGATCCTGTTGATATCATCGGTATGGGTGAAGAAAAATTAACTTCTACTATTACAGGAGTTGAGATGTTCAGAAAAATCCTTGACAGAGGTGAAGCTGGAGATAACGTAGGTCTATTGTTGAGAGGTATTGAAAAAACTGACATCAAGAGAGGTATGGTAATCGCTAAGAAAGATTCTGTTAAGCCACACAAAAAATTCAAAGCTTCTGTTTATATCCTTTCTAAGGAAGAAGGTGGACGTCACACTCCATTCCACAACAAGTACCGTCCTCAGTTCTACGTAAGAACTACTGACGTTACAGGTGAGATCTTCTTACCAGAAGGTGTAGAAATGGTAATGCCTGGTGATAACTTAGAGATCACTGTAGAATTGTTACAACCAATCGCTCTTAACGTAGGTCTTAGATTTGCGATCAGAGAAGGAGGTAGAACAGTTGGTTCAGGTCAGGTTACTGAAATCTTAGACTAA